The following are encoded together in the Cervus elaphus chromosome 23, mCerEla1.1, whole genome shotgun sequence genome:
- the PAX1 gene encoding paired box protein Pax-1 isoform X1 — translation MKFTLGLGSRAWRVSWERAAAAAAGPGAGGGALGCGARRSSSPRPGRRGSRLARALPLCLSRGGGAPALPDRAGPSPGRLGARQPAGPRAMEQTYGEVNQLGGVFVNGRPLPNAIRLRIVELAQLGIRPCDISRQLRVSHGCVSKILARYNETGSILPGAIGGSKPRVTTPNVVKHIRDYKQGDPGIFAWEIRDRLLADGVCDKYNVPSVSSISRILRNKIGSLAQPGPYEASKQPPPQPALPYNHIYQYPYPSPVSPTGAKMGSHHGVPGTAGHVSIPRSWPSAHSVSNILGIRTFMEQTGALAGSEGAAYSPKMEDWAGVNRAAFPASPSVNGLEKPALDTDIKYTQSASGLSAVGGFLPACAYPASNQHGVYSSPAGGYLAPGPPWPPAQGPPLAPPGASVTVHGGELAAAVTFKHPSREGEAERPNVGKGKKQWLHNSGVTLLASSSKTWAPSQNPKQQCNEQNAA, via the exons ATGAAGTTCACCCTAGGCCTGGGGTCGCGGGCGTGGAGAGTGTCCTGGGaacgggcggcggcggcggcagcgggcccgggggcgggcggcggcgcgCTCGGCTGCGGCGCACGGCGCTCTTCCAGTCCGCGGCCCGGCCGCCGCGGCTCTCGGCTCGCGCGCGCCCTCCCTCTATGCCTCTCCCGCGGCGGCGGCGCCCCAGCACTCCCGGACCGCGCCGGGCCCAGCCCCGGCCGCCTCGGCGCCAGGCAGCCGGCCGGCCCGCGCGCCATGG AGCAGACCTACGGCGAGGTGAACCAGCTGGGCGGCGTGTTCGTCAACGGACGGCCCCTGCCCAACGCCATCCGCCTGCGCATCGTGGAGCTGGCACAGCTGGGCATCCGACCCTGTGACATCAGCCGGCAGCTTCGCGTGTCTCACGGCTGCGTGAGCAAGATCCTGGCGCGCTACAACGAGACGGGctccatcctgcccggtgccatCGGGGGCAGCAAACCCCGCGTCACCACTCCCAACGTGGTCAAGCATATCCGGGACTACAAGCAGGGCGACCCCGGCATCTTCGCCTGGGAGATCCGTGACCGGCTGCTGGCCGACGGCGTCTGCGACAAGTACAACGTGCCCTCGGTGAGCTCCATCAGCCGTATTCTGCGCAATAAGATTGGCAGCCTGGCGCAGCCCGGGCCCTACGAGGCGAGCAAGCAGCCGCCGCCGCAGCCGGCGCTCCCCTACAACCACATCTACCAGTACCCCTACCCCAGCCCCGTGTCGCCCACGGGCGCCAAGATGGGCAGCCACCACGGGGTCCCAGGCACAGCCGGCCACGTCAGCATCCCCCGTTCATGGCCCTCGGCTCACTCGGTCAGCAACATCCTGGGCATCCGGACGTTTATGGAGCAAACAG GGGCCCTGGCGGGGAGCGAAGGCGCCGCCTACTCCCCGAAGATGGAAGACTGGGCGGGAGTGAACCGCGCGGCCTTCCCCGCCAGCCCCTCTGTGAACGGGCTCGAGAAACCTGCTTTAGACACGGACATTAAATACACGCAG TCGGCCTCCGGCCTCTCCGCGGTGGGCGGCTTCCTCCCGGCTTGCGCCTACCCGGCCTCCAACCAGCACGGCGTGTACAGCTCGCCGGCCGGCGGCTACCTCGCCCCCGGCCCGCCGTGGCCGCCGGCGCAGGGTCCCCCGCTGGCGCCCCCGGGCGCCAGCGTCACCGTGCACGGCGGGGAGCTCGCGGCAGCCGTGACCTTCAAGCATCCCAGCAGAGAAG GAGAAGCCGAGCGGCCGAACGTCGGGAAAGGGAAAAAACAGTGGTTGCACAATAGTGGCGTCACTCTTCTGGCTTCCAGTAGCAAAACTTGGGCCCCTTCTCAAAACCCTAAGCAACAGTGCAACGAGCAAAATGCCGCCTGA
- the PAX1 gene encoding paired box protein Pax-1 isoform X2, giving the protein MKFTLGLGSRAWRVSWERAAAAAAGPGAGGGALGCGARRSSSPRPGRRGSRLARALPLCLSRGGGAPALPDRAGPSPGRLGARQPAGPRAMEQTYGEVNQLGGVFVNGRPLPNAIRLRIVELAQLGIRPCDISRQLRVSHGCVSKILARYNETGSILPGAIGGSKPRVTTPNVVKHIRDYKQGDPGIFAWEIRDRLLADGVCDKYNVPSVSSISRILRNKIGSLAQPGPYEASKQPPPQPALPYNHIYQYPYPSPVSPTGAKMGSHHGVPGTAGHVSIPRSWPSAHSVSNILGIRTFMEQTGALAGSEGAAYSPKMEDWAGVNRAAFPASPSVNGLEKPALDTDIKYTQSASGLSAVGGFLPACAYPASNQHGVYSSPAGGYLAPGPPWPPAQGPPLAPPGASVTVHGGELAAAVTFKHPSREVADRKPPSPGGKAPDGLGSLHGLPIPASTS; this is encoded by the exons ATGAAGTTCACCCTAGGCCTGGGGTCGCGGGCGTGGAGAGTGTCCTGGGaacgggcggcggcggcggcagcgggcccgggggcgggcggcggcgcgCTCGGCTGCGGCGCACGGCGCTCTTCCAGTCCGCGGCCCGGCCGCCGCGGCTCTCGGCTCGCGCGCGCCCTCCCTCTATGCCTCTCCCGCGGCGGCGGCGCCCCAGCACTCCCGGACCGCGCCGGGCCCAGCCCCGGCCGCCTCGGCGCCAGGCAGCCGGCCGGCCCGCGCGCCATGG AGCAGACCTACGGCGAGGTGAACCAGCTGGGCGGCGTGTTCGTCAACGGACGGCCCCTGCCCAACGCCATCCGCCTGCGCATCGTGGAGCTGGCACAGCTGGGCATCCGACCCTGTGACATCAGCCGGCAGCTTCGCGTGTCTCACGGCTGCGTGAGCAAGATCCTGGCGCGCTACAACGAGACGGGctccatcctgcccggtgccatCGGGGGCAGCAAACCCCGCGTCACCACTCCCAACGTGGTCAAGCATATCCGGGACTACAAGCAGGGCGACCCCGGCATCTTCGCCTGGGAGATCCGTGACCGGCTGCTGGCCGACGGCGTCTGCGACAAGTACAACGTGCCCTCGGTGAGCTCCATCAGCCGTATTCTGCGCAATAAGATTGGCAGCCTGGCGCAGCCCGGGCCCTACGAGGCGAGCAAGCAGCCGCCGCCGCAGCCGGCGCTCCCCTACAACCACATCTACCAGTACCCCTACCCCAGCCCCGTGTCGCCCACGGGCGCCAAGATGGGCAGCCACCACGGGGTCCCAGGCACAGCCGGCCACGTCAGCATCCCCCGTTCATGGCCCTCGGCTCACTCGGTCAGCAACATCCTGGGCATCCGGACGTTTATGGAGCAAACAG GGGCCCTGGCGGGGAGCGAAGGCGCCGCCTACTCCCCGAAGATGGAAGACTGGGCGGGAGTGAACCGCGCGGCCTTCCCCGCCAGCCCCTCTGTGAACGGGCTCGAGAAACCTGCTTTAGACACGGACATTAAATACACGCAG TCGGCCTCCGGCCTCTCCGCGGTGGGCGGCTTCCTCCCGGCTTGCGCCTACCCGGCCTCCAACCAGCACGGCGTGTACAGCTCGCCGGCCGGCGGCTACCTCGCCCCCGGCCCGCCGTGGCCGCCGGCGCAGGGTCCCCCGCTGGCGCCCCCGGGCGCCAGCGTCACCGTGCACGGCGGGGAGCTCGCGGCAGCCGTGACCTTCAAGCATCCCAGCAGAGAAG